The following coding sequences lie in one Benincasa hispida cultivar B227 chromosome 6, ASM972705v1, whole genome shotgun sequence genomic window:
- the LOC120080167 gene encoding bidirectional sugar transporter NEC1-like encodes MKGLSVHQLQFIFGLLGNIISFMVFLAPVPTFWTIYKKKTSEGFHCIPYVVALMSAMLLLYYAVLKTNAYLLISINSFGCVIEVIYIALYFYYAPRKQKIFTLKLLMIFNLGSYGVMVGGTMLLFHGNKRTDAVGWICAAFNLAVFASPLSIMKRVIKTKSVEYMPFSLSFFLTLSATMWFFYGFFIKDLFIALPNIVGFLLGMIQMIMYMIYKDRKGNNFEGKEEKLEEGGDQSLSKVKNQRETKEINMGETNNNA; translated from the exons ATGAAGGGCTTGAGTGTTCATCAACTCCAATTCATTTTTGGCCTCTTGG GTAATATAATATCTTTTATGGTCTTCTTAGCACCTGT GCCAACATTTTGGACAAtctacaaaaagaaaacttcAGAAGGGTTCCATTGTATACCATATGTGGTGGCTCTAATGAGTGCAATGTTGCTTCTCTATTATGCTGTGCTTAAGACCAATGCCTATTTGTTAATCAGCATAAACTCTTTTGGATGTGTCATTGAAGTTATCTATATTGCACTCTACTTCTATTATGCTCCTAGAAAGCAAAAg ATATTTACATTGaagttgttgatgatattcaACTTGGGGAGTTATGGAGTAATGGTAGGGGGAACAATGCTTTTATTTCATGGAAATAAGCGCACAGATGCTGTTGGATGGATTTGTGCAGCTTTCAATCTTGCTGTTTTTGCTTCTCCTTTGAGCATCATG AAAagagtaataaaaacaaaaagtgtGGAGTATATGCCATTTTCACTATCATTCTTTCTGACTCTATCAGCCACTATGTGGTTTTTCTATGGCTTCTTCATCAAAGATCTCTTCATTGCT CTACCAAACATTGTGGGGTTTCTACTAGGAATGATCCAAATGATAATGTACATGATATACAAAGATAGAAAGGGAAATAActttgaaggaaaagaagagaaaCTTGAGGAAGGAGGTGACCAAAGTCTCTCAAAAGTCAAGAATCAAAGAGAAACAAAGGAGATCAATATGGGAGAAACCAATAACAATGCATGA